The Rhopalosiphum maidis isolate BTI-1 chromosome 2, ASM367621v3, whole genome shotgun sequence genome segment ttttttaatagtacagAATTTCGATtgtataaaagatattttagcaTTTAGCATGCATAAACTATAGAAACTTTCAGAAATGATGGCCACAATATTGCAAttgctatatatatttaatattttttcgtatttttgatACACCAAGTTTTTTtccatatatgtatagatacgCACTTAACATACattgcacataatatattatattggtaagcTATAGCCTATACTCGTACATAAGAATTTGGAATTTGGAATTAATTTATctgacaatattgtaatagtttttaacgaATAAGCCGGAACAACAAGCACATGGGTAAAAAAAACGGTGTCTACGACAAAAGGTCAATGATAAACAGTTAATTGTACGGGTGTGCGCGAACTATATACGCTACGATATTGCATACACGTATTATGTACAGGGTCTTTCAAATTACGTATTTCTCaatcatatacctataataccttATTCGTTCTCAAAATCTTGAACATCCCAAATACACGGTGTCTGAAAGATGTAACGTGtacttatatgaatataattttattgtatgaaatTGTCAAATCTTCTCgatgtatacattatgtatttatgtacaatatatggaTATGTTTGCGAGTGCGTCCTCACGCAATGATTAAATTGGTGAAGTGGTGTGTATGAAGAATTTGTACGTGTCACACGCACAACTAACGCggatgtaggtacctatatagtgtatacatacaACTCGACCAGTTTTCCGTCACGACCTTATCTGCGTACCTCactgtatatacgtatattataaaaatataaaatttatcaatatacgcacataatatatgtaaatacgaCCTCGAAATTTTTGtgcgtttttatttcaaattcaacGAGAAATTATAATCGTGTATAGACGAACGTATACGCGTAtgttatataagtatgtatacgTTAATAcgttatgtacaatatataccaCGGTTACGTTATGCAAATATTGCGGAGGTCCGTCCTCACGAATGTTATACATTGTACCACGTCCTGTGACCCCTGTAAGGTACGTATATACAACTCGTAACCTGCAGCTGCAGTCAGTCGTTCGCGAGGCAaccgacgacaacgacgatcGTGCAGCCGgtgctatacataatattttatcgtgcCACGATTTTACTGTCTATCCCGTGTCGTTGTCTGCTCAACTGGAAAGcgtaaaccaataatattgaGCCCGtaacataacaaatatttcaatatacctAATCTCAAGTCCAGCGAATAAGGATAGATGTCGAACCTCCGACGCGTGACCGACGTGGTCCTTGCCATCGTTGTCACTGCGTGGATATCCGCCTCAGCATACACAGGGGCGGTATCAGCTGACATCCACAGATACGAGGCTGACTGGACCAGCTTGGACGCCAGACCGTTGCCTGCGTGGTACGACCAAGCCAAGTTCGGCGTGTTCATCCACTGGGGCGTGTACTCAGTGCCAGCGTTTGGCAGCGAATGGTTTTGGTTGAACTGGAGAGGTAACAAGTGAATTGTAAATCtgtaatgtttgtatattgGGTTATTCACCAATAAATATACTCATCcccattgtttttttttttcaatactaggtatacatttattcaaattctgaattttgaaacttttaagtttaCCTAAGgaccataatattttcaattatttagatttatataccatttaattatgtaataactatCTTACGATacaagaaaattttaaaaattataagcatcTAAATCAAATTTAGACGTGTAGAGcatgagttattaaaatgtataataatattaatatagtaaggATAAtcgttcaaaaaaatatctgtaataacggatctaatatttattatactaggaataaaaaaactattatggaatattgattgattaatattagttaagtactaacattttacatttttaaaccatcCTTTCcctcttattttttaaatccattCATAGACCTATCATTAGAATACAAAgtcaaataactcaaaaactattcACAAAATGTcgattaaataggtacataaacattttcaaaacagaTATATGATTAACAATACACGAGAAAAAGGTgattctcattaaaaaaaaaaaagaagttggTACCATTCACCACAAAATATTCctcataaagtataaaaatataagtatttgaaactatgtatagtataatacttatatatacttgaaaatttaaaaaacggaacgtgattaaattatttattaaaagaaaaaaatagaggCAAGCATGGTTGATGAATCTCCTGTACAGCATGATGCATTACTacgatacattattatttaaaatcgtttttgtcGTGATAATTAAGTAATCCAGACATCCAAACTATAGTTTCATTTTGACATAATTTCATAGTAGAGAaaagtaaaagtatttttattttttatttagttttataatcatctattagaatttatattttgcattattgaatatttatataattataatatctactcAAAATGCATAGAGATTATTTTAGGAccgatataataaactatcaattttaaaaatgtatgttgatttcgcgttattaaaacataatcggGTTTcagatgaaataatattttcttagatTACTCTGTCGATTTCCGTGAGTACATTTTAGTCGTTATAGGGTTAGGACTTAGTATAGTTAGTAGTTACTGACTCTAAAttctaagtttatttttttattattttaatatgcttatattaatacgtttgtttgagtaattattataaacgtacaATTACATGAATGATTGTCTATTGTATGTTTAACAAGATGAAAGTACACAGCAccaattttttctttagtgtcatatttgtttattgttaaaaatacaatagacGTGcatataaaaacgatttacaAGCATTCTAAACGaagttattcatataaataaattaagattgattgttaaattaaaatcttgtaAGATAGGGTTAACGTCTAAATTACTAGAAACAGTAGAAACTTACATTACACTTGCCATTATGATAATCACTGAATCATATAATTACgagtattatacctaataattatttttcatatttactcGACTTATACAGGTAGGAAGGGCGCAAACTATGTAAACTTTATGACAAAAAGTTACAAACCGGGTTTCACGTATCAAGAATTTGGTCCCCAGTTCACCGCGGAGTTCTTCGACCCTATGCAATGGGCCAGTATCATCAAGGACTCCGGTGCAAAGtaactatacattatgtaattatttacgtaaagcttttcttttttacaaactatatactgtataggaCAGTTATAGGATAAATTTCCACGACTAAATGTATGGGTATTATTAGTGCATTACACATTAGAAAACTCGAAGTAATGGCCGCAGTTTTTTGTCgcacaaaatttgaaaaactttaTATACAGTGCAgctgtacaataaaattaagatcatcgccgtgtttattttttcattagcttaaaacatgaaacagatgagcaatataaaaacacaatgACAACTCTACCCACcccgcgtatattatatgttcaataataattaatttaaaataatattatactcggttataatattattcgttacaataatatatatctatttatataatattatttagatacgtAGTATTGACCACTAAACACCACGAAGGTTACACACTGTGGCCTTCGAAAACATCATTCGGATGGAACTCTGTAGACGTCGGACCCCATAGAGATTTAgtaggtacgtatatatacaacTGTGGAGTTTTTACGGCGTATAGTGCGTATAGTATGTATTgggtatcataattatattggtGTGTTTTTGATGCATGAAGGTGACCTGAGTAGAGCCATAAGAAGTTTAAACAAGACTCGGTTTGGGGTGTACCATTCGTTATACGAATGGTTTAACCCACTTTGGTTACAGGACAAACAATCTAATTTGACCACTAACACTTTTGTGACCGAGAAAGTTCTCCCAGAACTTTACgaattggtaaaaatattgattattataattaacgtttaaatatataggtataatgtatatatacttattacttatatgatTAACCGCaccaataaagtaataataaacattctttataataatggaACTTTAGTAACTatcatatactcgtatacaataatatattatataggtgaaCCATTATAAACCGGAAATCATATGGTCGGATGGCGAATGGGAAGCGCCGGACACTTACTGGGATTCGTTGAACTTCCTCGCTTGGCTCTACAACGACAGTCCTGTCAAAGACACAATAGTGGTAAATGATCGATGGGGTGGCAATACACTATGCAAGCATGGTGGATTTATGACCTGTGCAGATAGATATCAACcaggtattgtataatatattatagctataaatttgatcataaaattagattaaatacattttgaatatacGCGTATGTAAAGCAGCGTGTACTCagtgtttttacatattattaagtcgttagtaaacaacatttttactattttttaagtttttaattgttatttttaattccatgTTCCAAagcagcatattatattattaggaatatttttaaataagtatgaaAATCCAATTGGAAATACTAtacttaattagttataactgttattgttattattattaattcaaagtttatatgtaataatgataGAGGAATCAAGAATAACCTAGTTTTTATAcgcttagaaattattttgttatatattataagcaacTGTGCTAGTACAATGTCTAtagattatacatattatttatatttcagggAAGGTAATTGGTCGAAAATGGGAGAACGCTATGACAATCGATAAGTATTCGTGGGGCTACAGGAGGAATGCTCGAGCATTAGATGTATACTCAATACAGAATTTAATCACCCAATTAGTTGAAACAGTAAGCTTTGGAGGTAAACAACTATATACAGACACACTGTATAagattactttataaataaatttactttattatatttattgagtacatactacttatatgtatatatatatatatatatatatttgtttaacttattaataataaacaataatatattgtatttaaaaagaaaaatatgaattcacaGGTAATTTGTTACTAAACATTAGTCCTACTAGTGATGGCATGATACCGCCATTACACGAAGAACGTTTGCTACAAATCGGCCAATGGTTGTCGGTTAATGGGGAATCTATTTTTGATACCAATCCCTGGTTGGCATGTCAAAATGATACACAACATCCGCATTTGTGGTAAAACTGAAACAACAGTACttgaaatacatacatatatacattcatacatttattatatacttggtTTTAAGGTATACGCAAGGGAAAAATACTTCGACAATTTATCCGATAGTTTTGCAATGGCCTGATGGTAATTTACTCAACTCTGCGTGTctggataaattaaatattgagtcTATTGTTATGCTGGACACACAAAGTAAACTCAAggtaatttaatagatattatataggtacctaagtaACTTTTCGcgttcgtatataatataatatattttgtgtatatacataataaggtacctatattatgacttatttttcatgttaactattgaatattaaattgttatagtgGGTTCAAAAAGCAGAAGGCGGTTTGATGATTAAGCTAGAAGATAAATCGAAAACCAAAACTAATTGGGGCTGGGCTCTACGGGtgactttaaatgtttaataagtgTTTTTTCGAGAACTGTATCCTTTCATTTGTACAAGCAATATTTCATAAGAAACAACTGTGCCAAACatctataacaaaaatatataattaacagttATACTCTAAAATTAAcgagtaaaatttataaataaatttaaattaggtataggtaccataCTCACAGTTAATAAGAATCTTCTGGTCATTAAAAACATGTGGCTTCCGGTTAGTCCGATATGAtctttttgtatttgtaataaaaaaaattccacctaatcaaattacattaaatacattaaattacccattaaatcattatactaTGTTTACGTTTTAACAACTAAGAAATTATAGTAAACTGAACTCACCTCGTTACAAAATGATTGCTGTGATATTTCATAAAGCGATCTTTTTGGCAATTTGCTGTTCTCGTATATTGTAACAGAGCATAGACATAATAAACATCCTCTCAATGAAGAAACCAAAAACGAAAGTATGGCATGAACATAGTGACTTAGACtgtaattttcatttgttcgcctgaatataataatttcaatataaattgctAAAGAATACATGGGctcaaatttaagttaatgttacaacataaaaaaaaattatttttattctggtTTGTTTAGAAGTACATTTAGAAaggtatttacattaaattatgttatttgggtcagtagtttttttaatgataacctattaaataaaatatcgatgtTTGTtggtttgatttaaattttaaccatttagttaatataataatgataatttaatttaatttagaaataaggTATAAAGAGCCGAAGActcattgtaatttatagtattagtatttttttttataaatattatagattatttcctatttgaacttttttgtgtaaaaaacaataaatttattttttattttatttgtattaaaaatacctagTGAATTACTTtgaattacttaatttttgttgaagATTGTTCGcaggattttaaaatacacgaGGAATCTACCCTATTATCGAATATCCCTAATCGAGTATATTTAGATCGAATAgtatttttgaatgaaaacaGTCCATTTAGAactcatttaatatatatacgtatatgcattgacttaatagttaatactaggCACACAATAAAAATCCTTACACGACGCCCTGGTGCATTTCTACGCATATGATGTACACGTGAATTAGCAAAGACACGCACAGCAAATGACACAAGCAGTCGTTCAACAATCTAGCCAAATTGCACAACCGCGTGTAGTCCACTCGCAATGTCTTCCATTGATCCGGTGTCAATTTCTGCAATGCACACGATACAATAAgcgcatttttaatatagtataacagCGGCgtgtcaaaaaaatgtttttttgaggGAGTTACCTCAAGACTTAAACTAGAGTAAGTGTgagataaatgttaaaaatacaaagcatatagaataaaatatataacaattctgttgtatcattgtaaaaaaaaaggtaggtTCGAGgagtctttatttttattttttgcctaACTGATGATTCGTGactcaaaatgttttattttaacttagttATATGCACACATGTCGAaggcgtatatataatatacaagtatacaagAACGTCATCCAACTAATTTATAAGTGTTAAATATCAAGTTTTtcaaaagaattttaaaaaaagtaaaattatgaaacaaatgaacaatgtataaataaaccttttgtgaaacacattataatagtgaTTTACAACACATGTATTctacgaaatttaaaaaatgtcacaCATTCATGCCGCGTtctacttacctatatataataccatattttataatttagcaaACATTGGTAATTTCTAGATTTCTAATTTTGTATTGACATTCACGTCAATGTCTTAAATATACTGACTAAAAGTTTAGCTAAACACTAGACTGAGGCAATTGCACAAGTTTTCACCCCCCCCTCCTCCTCAAATGATGCCATTGGACATTGGTTGACAAacgtattatacttatacgtattgtatatttgtatgtataactTATAGAAAGAGTGACGAACCTTTTTCGGGTCATATGccaaaatgttattgtaatcaaagtcttaaaaataattcacaataatatatattcatagaaTCATAGGTAcgta includes the following:
- the LOC113553513 gene encoding alpha-L-fucosidase — its product is MSNLRRVTDVVLAIVVTAWISASAYTGAVSADIHRYEADWTSLDARPLPAWYDQAKFGVFIHWGVYSVPAFGSEWFWLNWRGRKGANYVNFMTKSYKPGFTYQEFGPQFTAEFFDPMQWASIIKDSGAKYVVLTTKHHEGYTLWPSKTSFGWNSVDVGPHRDLVGDLSRAIRSLNKTRFGVYHSLYEWFNPLWLQDKQSNLTTNTFVTEKVLPELYELVNHYKPEIIWSDGEWEAPDTYWDSLNFLAWLYNDSPVKDTIVVNDRWGGNTLCKHGGFMTCADRYQPGKVIGRKWENAMTIDKYSWGYRRNARALDVYSIQNLITQLVETVSFGGNLLLNISPTSDGMIPPLHEERLLQIGQWLSVNGESIFDTNPWLACQNDTQHPHLWYTQGKNTSTIYPIVLQWPDGNLLNSACLDKLNIESIVMLDTQSKLKWVQKAEGGLMIKLEDKSKTKTNWGWALRVTLNV